From the genome of Clarias gariepinus isolate MV-2021 ecotype Netherlands chromosome 28, CGAR_prim_01v2, whole genome shotgun sequence, one region includes:
- the adnp2b gene encoding activity-dependent neuroprotector homeobox protein 2b, with amino-acid sequence MYQFPVRGLEKIRRTRKKVKNILSDFGLEECLSLCETLQEFDPGDSVFDATEWTDLSDGFNGKWKKKWTYRTRGLCCSLCKFSTRSWYSFRAHINRYHDDEQSACSLSACSSCPFIGHPKVISKHYRLFHVESQKSESDTVTPLSAKAMSGHTFQCRKCPVRDDLLYSMRKHVLINHYTVLLNRFAGQRADTDLKALGQMYRKFYCKVCGANADTSEHLIYHILTSDKHRELDLHINSLIFETDAKKPAPILAPKIQSGPVIAVPPSQPLITPVPAPGKVLPLANGGPRLLPPPNTAVLPVQASALVQLASAEAKGLLQPGQPLTIQNIQAPRTVPATLPNVGGTTPAPTLQPVIPHQQPVRVGVPGPLHPPPRQVLLPPGVQFNVPNVRGPPPPQPMIVTPRFPLNQPTPRGTMLTSQSLLSHLIPTGNKVDGLPTYTLAPLQVLSVQANNVQVVSKAPLPVSQNNGAHQQNSQDSKQTKKWVTCPICNELFPSSIYDSHVEVHKDSSKKSKLGLAARAPFLKKMPDKTVKCLMCKVLLSEKGIFEHLIHGLNCLFCPGLFYSIKHLVAHIQVEHNPTQKANCDFMRREYRLYTDESGHLLFPYFDINTTAPKEMMGEKELNLALVTNSLDLIFLKLSPMIPQAVCKMPVPKPDSLDCIFCSEKLLNMECYQMHLREKHFIVPTVHAILKMPAYKCIYCGGVYTGKTTVKAIGVHVSRCRAAPKKIKGSEKINSGLNIGPLVSQGLVSFQAPPRQTMAPVPGQVQASIPAHQPHETDAEMQSKLRLELAVKEAIEANKREREARLARRRRLEKERVVGVSAPPAEVPVDPSVQFALDPTGMELRSFDARREFVNKYFNKQPYPVKKEIIALSSRLLLNKTDVACQISSKRTRCMKHLQRNTAAVLLGFNMTELMKVKHNLFIPEIEPEKPSAETDTQEPVKINLVNEGERLNENLAPYEVK; translated from the coding sequence tgGACATACCGCACCCGAGGACTGTGCTGCTCTTTGTGTAAATTTTCAACACGGTCCTGGTATTCCTTCAGGGCTCATATTAATCGCTACCATGATGACGAGCAGTCAGCCTGCAGTCTCTCCGCCTGCTCTTCCTGTCCGTTTATCGGCCACCCCAAAGTCATCTCCAAGCACTATAGACTGTTCCACGTTGAAAGCCAAAAGTCAGAATCGGACACGGTGACACCCCTGTCTGCTAAAGCAATGAGCGGTCACACTTTTCAATGCCGAAAATGCCCCGTACGTGATGATCTCTTGTACAGCATGAGAAAGCATGTTCTTATTAATCATTACACCGTATTGTTAAATCGTTTTGCGGGACAAAGAGCAGACACTGACTTGAAAGCCCTTGGGCAGATGTACAGGAAATTCTATTGTAAGGTCTGCGGTGCGAATGCAGACACGTCTGAACATCTGATATATCACATTCTGACCTCTGACAAGCACAGGGAATTGGATTTGCACATAAACTCTTTAATTTTTGAAACCGATGCTAAAAAGCCAGCTCCCATTCTAGCGCCAAAGATCCAAAGTGGTCCTGTTATAGCAGTGCCACCTAGCCAACCCTTAATAACTCCAGTACCAGCTCCAGGCAAAGTCTTGCCATTGGCTAATGGTGGACCTAGATTACTTCCTCCCCCTAACACAGCGGTTCTTCCTGTTCAAGCCTCAGCCCTGGTTCAGCTTGCCAGCGCCGAGGCAAAAGGTTTGCTGCAGCCTGGGCAGCCACTGACTATACAAAATATTCAAGCTCCAAGAACTGTCCCCGCAACGCTACCTAATGTTGGAGGTACGACTCCTGCTCCGACACTTCAACCGGTTATTCCACACCAACAGCCAGTCAGGGTCGGAGTCCCAGGTCCTCTTCATCCTCCACCCCGTCAAGTTCTGCTTCCACCTGGTGTACAGTTTAACGTCCCAAATGTCAGAGGGCCACCACCACCACAGCCAATGATTGTTACTCCAAGGTTCCCCTTGAACCAGCCAACCCCTAGAGGTACCATGCTTACATCCCAGTCCCTTCTCAGTCACCTGATTCCCACAGGAAACAAAGTCGATGGACTGCCTACCTACACTCTCGCGCCATTACAAGTTTTGTCGGTCCAGGCAAATAACGTCCAAGTAGTCAGCAAAGCGCCACTGCCGGTATCCCAGAACAATGGCGCACATCAGCAGAACTCCCAAGATTCCAAGCAGACCAAAAAATGGGTCACCTGCCCCATTTGTAATGAGCTTTTTCCATCTAGTATATATGACTCCCATGTGGAGGTGCATAAAGACTCTTCCAAGAAGTCCAAGCTAGGCCTGGCCGCCCGAGCCCCCTTTTTGAAGAAAATGCCTGACAAGACAGTGAAATGCCTAATGTGTAAAGTCTTGCTGTCTGAAAAAGGTATCTTTGAACATCTTATTCATGGTTTAAATTGCTTGTTTTGTCCTGGGTTGTTTTACTCTATCAAACACCTGGTTGCACATATTCAAGTGGAGCACAATCCAACCCAAAAGGCCAACTGTGACTTCATGAGACGAGAGTATCGTCTTTATACTGACGAGTCCGGCCATCTCCTGTTTCCCTATTTTGACATTAACACCACAGCCCCAAAAGAGATGATGGGAGAGAAGGAGTTAAACTTGGCGCTAGTTACTAATTCACTCGATCTGATCTTTTTGAAGTTGTCGCCCATGATTCCGCAGGCTGTTTGCAAAATGCCCGTACCTAAGCCGGACAGCTTAGACTGCATCTTCTGTTCTGAAAAGCTACTGAACATGGAGTGCTATCAAATGCACCTTAGAGAAAAGCACTTTATCGTGCCTACTGTCCATGCCATCCTTAAAATGCCAGCATACAAGTGCATCTACTGTGGTGGGGTATACACAGGCAAAACAACGGTCAAAGCGATCGGTGTCCATGTATCCAGATGTCGCGCTGCGCCCAAAAAAATCAAAGGTTCTGAAAAGATCAATTCTGGCCTCAACATTGGCCCCTTAGTAAGCCAAGGTTTAGTCTCATTCCAAGCACCCCCAAGACAGACTATGGCTCCTGTCCCAGGACAAGTCCAAGCATCAATTCCAGCACATCAACCCCACGAGACAGATGCAGAAATGCAAAGCAAGTTGAGGCTGGAGCTGGCTGTGAAGGAAGCCATAGAAGCTaataagagggagagagaggccAGACTAGCAAGAAGAAGAAGGTTAGAGAAAGAGAGGGTCGTTGGTGTGTCTGCTCCTCCTGCAGAAGTCCCAGTCGATCCTTCCGTGCAGTTTGCTCTCGATCCGACCGGAATGGAGTTACGCTCCTTTGATGCTCGCCGGGAATTCGTGAACAAGTACTTCAACAAACAACCGTACCCGGTCAAGAAGGAGATTATTGCTCTGAGCAGCCGATTGCTGCTGAACAAAACTGATGTCGCCTGCCAGATTAGCTCCAAACGTACCAGGTGTATGAAGCACCTGCAGCGAAACACGGCCGCAGTCTTGTTAGGTTTTAACATGACTGAGCTGATGAAGGTGAAACACAACCTGTTCATTCCTGAAATAGAGCCAGAGAAGCCGTCTgcagaaacagacacacaggaacccgtaaaaataaatctagtgAATGAAGGGGAAAGGCTTAATGAAAATTTAGCACCTTATGAGGTCAAATAA